Proteins found in one Populus alba chromosome 14, ASM523922v2, whole genome shotgun sequence genomic segment:
- the LOC118034196 gene encoding mitogen-activated protein kinase kinase kinase 5 — MPFFSKTPSSSMPSSPSVSSTKDNSNNCSNTTGTSWINRGQSFMLKKMERQRKPRPVCEQDLGSNLTDRPNSPSGDPDSDKKSRSPSGTDHWSSVAVPHPLPVPESRLTRRQEPLGSILGHGHLGSPEEGPNHVLRRKNTDHIATKFVKPSSNFRQRFSQHANLDSTSSDLRLKIQARSAPTSGFSSPSASPSRSNATVPFASHVATELTKSPGNSNRVLSHDLNIEGANYKSSLISSPRSAPISGLPSPATVSPKRSYTGDFLPSFVASQESQVRSTLKIPDLGRLAIHSSQVPPVKTVFSPDHSPLRSPTLQSPCVDLENKFYFRSPHKLLQGSSKEWPENSRVSAHPFPLSRFPPCHPLPLPPGAAPPQSSMPSPPTIIHNTLEKLNEPLRKNQWVKGKLIGSGTYGRVYMGTNRVTGASCAMKEVDIIPDDPKSAECIKQLEQEIRVLRDLKHPNIVQYYGCEIVDDQFYIYLEYINPGSINKYVREHCGHMTESIVRNFTRHILSGLAYLHSKKTVHRDIKGANLLVDASGVVKLTDFGTAKHLTGLSYELSLKGSPHWMAPEVIKAVMLKSGNPELAFAVDTWSLGCTIIEMFTGKPPWGDLQGAQAMFKILNKDPPMPETLSPEGKDFLRLCFRRNPAERPSAMMLLEHPFVCMSSDLNVSASREAIPAVNLEDNSQSLRDRTAENDVSPTSPDMRMRNHRLPSSSQTSQQSHAYTFNCAATSHHPPCSTLEARSYLSAAQLVHGSHNFISSSNVSSNVHLRSHGREIPHI, encoded by the exons ATGcctttcttttcaaaaactCCCTCCTCTTCTATGCCATCATCTCCCTCTGTTTCTTCCACAAAAGATAACAGCAACAACTGCAGTAACACTACTGGTACTTCCTGGATTAACCGTGGCCAATCTTTTATGCTCAAGAAGATGGAACGGCAGAGGAAGCCTAGGCCTGTCTGTGAGCAGGACCTTGGCTCGAATTTAACCGACCGACCAAATTCGCCGTCTGGTGACCCTGATTCTGACAAAAAGTCCCGGTCTCCTAGCGGGACGGACCACTGGTCTTCGGTGGCCGTCCCGCATCCATTGCCAGTACCTGAATCACGTTTGACTAGGAGACAGGAGCCGTTGGGTTCGATTTTGGGCCATGGTCATCTCGGCTCCCCCGAAGAAGGGCCGAATCATGTGTTAAGGAG GAAAAACACCGATCACATTGCTACAAAATTTGTCAAACCTTCAAGCAATTTTCGTCAGAGGTTCTCTCAACACGCAAATCTTGACAGCACTAGTAGTGACTTAAGACTGAAAATTCAGGCCAGAAGTGCCCCGACAAGTGGTTTCTCAAGTCCTTCTGCCAGTCCATCACGATCAAATGCCACGGTTCCTTTTGCTTCTCATGTTGCCACGGAATTGACTAAATCTCCAGGGAATAGTAACAGGGTACTGTCTCATGATCTAAATATCGAAGGTGCAAATTACAAGTCCAGTTTGATTTCTTCTCCTAGGAGTGCTCCAATAAGTGGACTCCCAAGTCCTGCTACTGTTAGCCCAAAAAGATCATACACTGGAGATTTTTTACCTTCTTTTGTGGCTTCTCAAGAATCGCAGGTTCGGTCAACTTTGAAGATTCCTGACTTGGGTAGGCTTGCAATCCATTCTTCACAAGTGCCACCAGTTAAAACTGTGTTTAGTCCTGATCATTCTCCACTTCGCAGCCCAACATTACAAAGTCCCTGTGTCgaccttgaaaataaattttattttcgatCACCTCATAAATTGCTTCAGGGAAGTTCTAAGGAGTGGCCTGAAAACAGTCGTGTAAGTGCTCACCCATTTCCTCTTTCACGGTTTCCTCCTTGTCATCCATTGCCTCTTCCTCCTGGAGCTGCACCACCACAATCATCCATGCCATCCCCACCTACTATCATCCATAACACATTAGAAAAACTAAATGAaccattaagaaaaaatcagtGGGTGAAAGGAAAACTTATTGGATCTGGTACATATGGAAGAGTTTATATGGGAACCAACAG AGTGACTGGAGCCTCATGTGCAATGAAGGAAGTTGATATCATCCCCGATGATCCAAAATCTGCTGAATGTATAAAGCAGTTGGAGCAG GAAATCAGAGTTCTACGTGATCTAAAGCATCCAAATATAGTGCAATATTATGGCTGTGAGATC GTTGATGATCAATTTTACATATATTTGGAGTATATTAATCCAGGATCGATCAATAAGTATGTTCGTGAACATTGCGGACATATGACAGAATCTATAGTCCGCAATTTCACTCGCCATATTCTCTCTGGATTGGCTTATTTGCACAGTAAAAAGACGGTCCACAG AGACATTAAAGGTGCAAATTTGCTTGTTGACGCATCAGGAGTTGTTAAGCTCACAGATTTTGGGACAGCAAAACAT CTTACAGGACTATCATATGAATTGTCCTTGAAGGGCAGTCCACACTGGATGGCTCCAGAG GTCATTAAAGCTGTAATGCTGAAAAGTGGCAATCCTGAACTTGCTTTTGCTGTTGATACGTGGAGTCTGGGTTGCACCATCATTGAGATGTTTACTGGAAAACCTCCATGGGGTGACCTTCAGGGG GCTCAAGCTATGTTCAAGATATTGAATAAAGATCCACCTATGCCTGAAACCTTGTCACCAGAGGGAAAAGATTTCCTTCGTCTTTGCTTTCGAAGGAATCCAGCGGAGCGTCCATCAGCTATGATGCTACTTGAGCATCCTTTTGTGTGCATGTCAAGTGATCTTAATGTGTCAGCAAGCAGAGAAGCAATACCAGCAGTGAACCTTGAG GATAATTCACAGAGTTTGAGGGACCGCACCGCAGAAAATGATGTGTCGCCAACCTCCCCAGACATGCGGATGAGGAACCATCGACTGCCAAGTAGCAG CCAGACCAGTCAGCAAAGCCATGCTTACACATTCAACTGTGCTGCAACTTCTCATCACCCACCTTGTTCAACACTCGAAGCTCGCTCTTATCTATCGGCAGCACAACTAGTTCATGGTTCACATAatttcatctcttcttcaaatGTTTCTAGCAATGTGCATTTAAGGAGTCATGGAAGGGAAATTCCACATATCTGA